The region CCGATGCGCAATCGCCCCTGACCGACCCCGGCGGTCTTGCGGGTTTCTTCCAGTCCCCGCTCCATCAACAGCATCGCCTCCTGGCTGTATTCCAGCAGCGTATGCGCCGCCGGCAGCGCCACCAGATTGCGCCCTTTATGGATAAACAACGGGCAGCGCACTCCTTCCTCCAGCGTATGCAACGCACGGTGTACGCTGACGCCGCTGAGCCCGAGGAGTTCGGCGGTGCGGGTGATATTCCCGGTCTCCATGAACGTTTTGAAAATCTCAAGCTTGCGGAACGTGATGTCGCCGTCTTTTAACATATCGGACTCATTGCGTGATAGCGCTGTGGATGTGAATGGGTAAACCGTAAGAGAATTGTACCTGCAATGCGCGGTAAAAGGGGAGTCAACGGTGTTTCGCCTGATGCCGAGCAGCGAGGCCCGCTAAACGCGGGCCTCACCCGGTCACTGCTGCGGTTTTCGCATTTTCGCGGCGCACTGCGCGATGATAAAAATCAGCGACTGGATAATTACGATGCACGGCCCGGTCGCGCCATCAAGGAAGTAGCTAAGCCAGGTGCCGAAAATCGACGAGAAGGTCGCGCTGGTCACCGCCACCAGCATCATGGCGCCGAACCGTTTGCACAGCACAAACCCGGTAATGCCGGGGGTGATCAACATGGCGATCACCAAAATCACGCCAACCGCCTGCAGCGCGGCGACGATGGTCAGCGATAGTAACGTCAACAGGCCATAGTGCAGCAGTTTTACCGGCAGACCGCAGATCTGCGCCTGCGTGGGGTCAAAACAGTACAGCACCAGATCGCGCCATTTAATCAGGACCACGGCCAGCACCAGCAGGCTGATCGCCAGCGTTTGCTGCAGCTCGTAGCGGGTGATCCCCAGAACGTTGCCGAACAGGATATGGCTCAGGTGCTGTTCGGTATTGACGCGTGAAAACAGCACCAGACCGACGGCGAACATGCCGGAAAACAGAATCCCCATCACGGTATCTTCTTTGATGCGGCAACGTTCCTTCACATAGCCGGTAGCCAGCGCGCAAAACAAACCGGAGGCGAACGCGCCGATCGCCAGCGGGATGCCCGCCAGCCAGGCCAGCACCACGCCGGGCAGCACGGCGTGGGAAACGGCGTCGCCCATCAGCGACCAGCCTTTGAGCACCATAAAACAGGAGAGCACCGCGCACACCATGCCGACCACGCCCGCCGCCAGCATGGCTTTGACCATGAACGGAAAGGAAAAGGGTTCGGCTAACAAGGTCAACCATTCCATATTATTTCCTCATCGCCAGACGGCGTTGACGACGGGCGGCCAGCAGCCCGTGGCGGGGCGCGAAGACAAAAGCCAGCAGGAACATCAGCGTTTGTAGTGAAACGATGATGCCGCCGGTGGCGCCGTTCAGGAAGAAACTCAGCCAGGCGCCTACCGCGCTGGTGGCGGTGCCGAGCGCAATGGCGATCAGCACCAGCCGCGGGAAGCGGTCGGTCAGCAGCCAGGCGGTGGCGCCCGGCGTAATCACCATGGCGATCACCAAAATGGCGCCCACCGTTTGCAGCGCGGCGACGGTACAGGCGCTCAGCAGGGTGAAGAAGATGATTTTCAGCCGCAGCGGCGACAGGCCGATGGTTCTGGCATGGATTTCGTCAAAAAAGGTGACGAACAGATCTTTCCAGATAAAGCACAGCACGATGAGCGAGATGCCGATAATCAGCGCCACCTGCAGGATATCTTCATCCGCAATGCCGAGAATATTGCCGAAAATGATCGATTGCACGTTCACCGCGGTCGGGTTCAGCGAAATGATCAGCAGCCCGGCGGCAAAAAACGTGGAGAAGATAAACCCGATCACCGCGTCTTCCCGGATACGGGTCAGATGTCGGATGAAGGTCATGGCGAGCGCCGCCAGAATGCCGGCGAAAAACGCGCCGGCGGCGTAGGGTAGCCCCAGCGCATAAGCCCCGGCTACGCCCGGCACCACCGAATGCGACAACGCGTCGCCCATCAGCGACCAGCCTTTCAGCATCAGGTAGGCGGACAAAAAGGCGCAGGTACCGCCGACCACGGCGCTTATCAGGATGGCTTTGACCATGTATTCATACTGGAAGGGCGCCAGCAACGCATCAATCATGGCGCTTGTCCTCCTCATCCGCGGATGAGCGATGGGGCGGCGTCAGGCTGCCCTTGCCGTAAAAGACCGCGGGGCGCTCATCGTCCGTCAGCACCGTCAGCTCGCGGGCATCGGCGTCCTGATGCAGTTGTTGCCCCGACAGGCGCAGGTAACGCAGCACGCCGCCGAAGGTTTTTTCCAGATTCGGGTGGGTGAAGGTGCTCTCTGTCGGGCCGACCGCCAGCACGGTGCGGTTGATCAGCACCACCTGATCGCAAAATTCAGGGACGCTGCCAAGGTTATGGGTGGACACCAGAATCAGGTGGCCCTCTTCGCGCAGCGTTTTCAGCAGCTTGATAATCGCGTTTTCCGTCTGTACATCAACGCCGGTGAACGGCTCGTCCAGCAGGATGATTTGCGCCTGCTGCGCCAGTGCGCGCGCCAGAAATACCCGTTTCTTTTGCCCGCCGGACAGCTCGCCGATCTGGCGTTGATGCAGATCCGCCATGCCAACGCGTTCCAGCGCCAGCGCTACCTGCTTTTTGTCTTCCGCTGACGGAATGCGAAACATCGACATTTTGCCGTAGCGCCCCATCATCACCACATCCTCAACCAGCACCGGGAAGTTCCAGTCCACCTCCTCGGTTTGGGGCACATAGGCGATGAGATTGCTTTTCAGCGCCTGCCTGACGGGCAGGCCGTTGAGCGATACGCTGCCGGTGGTGGGGCGGACAATGCCCATGATGCTTTTGAACAGCGTTGACTTTCCGCTGCCGTTGACCCCCACCAGCGCGCAGATGGTGCCGCCGTGGAGATGAAAGCTGGCGTTATGGATGGCGGTGTGACCATTGTTGTAGGTGACCGTGATGTCCTGCACGGTCAACTGTGCGTCTTCTGCGTGCCGGGTCATTGGTTAAAACCTTTTGCAATGGTGTCTACGGTGGTTTTTAACAGCGAAATGTAGTCGGGAACTGGGCCGTCTTTGGTCGACAGCGAATCCACATAGAGCACGCCGCCATAGCGCGCGCCGGTTTCTTTGCTGATCTGGCGTGCCGGTTTATCCGATACCGTGCTTTCACTGAATACGACCGGAATCTGGTGCTGGCGCACTTCATCAATAACATGGCGCACCTGCTGCGGCGTGCCTTGTTCATCAGCGTTGATCGGCCACAGATACAGTTCTTTCAGGTCGTAATCGCGCGCCAGATAGCTGAAGGCGCCTTCGCTGGTCACCAGCCAACGGTGTTCGGCCGGAATATTGTTCAGCCGTGCCCGCAGCGGTTGGTCCAGCGCCATAATCTGCGTGGCGTAATTTTTGGCGTTGCGATTATAGGTTTCCGTGTTGTCCGGGTCGTATTTCACCAGCGCTGCCCGGATATTTTCGATGTAGATTAAGGCGTTGTGCGGCGACATCCAGGCGTGGGGATTCGGGTTGCCGTTATAGGGACCTTCGTTGATCGCAATGGGCGTGACGCCTTCGCTGACGACCGCAGAAGGTACGCCCTGAATGTTTTCAAAGAACCGGCCGAACCAGCGCTCCAGATTAAGGCCATTCCACAAAATCAGGTTTGCCGACTGCGTTTTGGCGATATCCCGCGGCGTGGGCTGGTAGTCGTGGATTTCCGCGCCCGGTTTGGTGATCGATTCAACGGTGGCGGCATCGCCGGCAACATTTTGGGCAATATCCTGAATGATGGTAAAGGTGGTGACCACCTTGAGTTTTGCCGTCGCCGGTAGCGAAAAACCGAACAGCAGCGCCAACAGGGCAGCTAACAGCGGAACGATAGAAAAGGGAAACGGGAAGGATAACCGCGTCTTGCGCATTGTTTTCAAAGAACCCTGAAAGGCCGTAAACATAACACTCTCCCAATAATGATAATGATAACCATTTTCATTTGAAATAGGCGCTATGTTAACAGACTACATTTAACACCTCAATAACACCACGAAGTAAATTGTTTTAGGGGCAAATGGTTTTAGTTTCATGCGCTTTCTGCGCGTTCCGGAATAACCGAAATAGATTAAAAACCGGAATAGGCTAAAAATAGCCACCGCTGCTCCGTGTGACTATGCATCATTCTGGAGAGCCTGAGATAAGCCACAAAAATCAGGGCTATGGTTTCCCTTTCCGATTAATCAGCGTTATTGTTTCAGGCATTCGATGTCTGTTTCAGGAATAACGACGGTGAATGACGCGTTGACTATTGGCGAAGATGATGTGCGATTCGCTACCCCTGATGTCGTTTTACCGCTGGGATACCGCACTATTGCGTATCGGTTTTTTCACCATGCCATCCCGTCGCCTTATGAGGTGGAGGGGGCGATTGCCGCCATTGAAGATGTGTTGCAGGCAACTCCGGCACTACGCCAGGTGGCGCAGCAGGCCTCGTGCGCCGACCAGTATCTTAACCAGATAGCCCACATCGCGGGCAGCCATGATCTTCTGACCCAACAGCAGATCGAGGACGTGTTCAACCGGGTTGCGGATGTGATTTCCGGCAGCCCCAAACGCGCCGGTGAATTTCCGGATGACGTCGGGTTCGTCAGCTATCTGGTCATCATGCGCGAGCTATCACACCATCTTAATATCCGGCAGATAACGCTGGCATAGCGCGCGGCTCGCTCGGTAAAAGGGGCTGTATCAATGACGATGCATCATCATGGTTATAACGCGCGGATTATCTGCCTTTTGCGCTGACGCTGATCGCACCACAGCGTGAAGATCCCGGCCATGACGATAATCGATGCCCCAAGCAAGGTGGCGTTGCCGGGCAAGCTGTCGAGAAACAAATAACCTATCACCATCGACCACACTAGCGTGGTGTAATCAAACGGCGCGAGTAGTGAGGCGTCGGCATAGCGCAGGCTGAGCGTGACCAGAATTTGCGCCAGCCCGCCAAATACGCCGCAGCCAATCAGCAACGCCCATTGCCAGCCAACAGGACGAGCCCAGCCCCAAAATGTGGTCGAGAGGCCAATCAGCGTCGTCATCAGCGAAAAATAGAAAACGATCGCCCCCGGCGTTTCGACGCCATTCAGGAAGCGAATTTGTACATTTGATGTTGCGGAGCAGACTGCCGCAAGCAAGGCAAAGAGCGTTCCCAGCGCGGCGTCGTCAAAGGTAAAGCCGGATGCCCATAACGTGTGACCGAGAGTGAGGTTTGACGACAGCATAATCACAATGCCGCTAAAGCCGACCAGAACCGCCAGCCAACGATAAAAGCGTACTGTCTCTTTCAACAATATCGCGGCCATGAGAACGGTAAATAGCGGTACGGCGTAACTGATGGCCGTGGCGTCGGCCAGCGAGATATAAATCAGCGCCAGATAGTTAAAATACATGCCGCCAGTACCGGATAAACCGCGAATAACATGGCCGAAAATATTTTGCGTTTTGATGCTTTCTGTAATGCTGCCTTGTAGTTTTAACCACAGCAACAGTGGAAATAGGGCGACGAATGAGCGGAAAAAAATGACTTCTCCGGTGGGAATGGCGCCGTGTAAGCCTTTGACGCAGGCCAGCATTAATGTCGCACACAGCGCTGACATTATTTTCAGCAATATCCCAAGTTTGGCTTTCATTGTCTTACCTTTTACAACCTACCGGTGTAGATGAGTCCTCACCTTAAAACGCCGGTAAAGTGCACCGATAAGATAATTTCCCTCTGTCCGAATAATCTTTTCTTATTACCGGATTCCGCCTGTGGGTCGTGATAGTGGTCATATAAATTGTGTATCTCGCGACAGGGTTTCCCTCTTATGCCGTTAACCGCAAAGCCCGTATATTTCAGAGAATACGGGCTGCCGTACTGGGCCGCTCCAGTAATAAAAAATTGTGTATTCAAAGTATTAACACTTTGGGGGAACATCATGACAGTAAAAAAATTATCTGCCGTTTTGGCGTTGTCAGTTTTATTCACCAGCATTGGGGCGCAGGCGGACCTGCTGGCCGATATGACTGCCCGGGGGGAGTTGAAGTGTGCGGTTTATTCTGATGTTCCCCCGTTTTCATCACCGGATGTGAATACACGTCAATTGGTGGGAATGGATGTTGACCTGTGCAATGCGCTGGCGAAGCAAATGGGGCTGAATCTGGCGCTGGTGCCAACATCGGTAGAAGCCCGCATTGCCGTGATTGTTACCGGACGCGCCGATGTGCTGATCGCCAATCTGGCCTACACGAAAACCCGCGGTAACCAAATCCAGTTCAGCGATCCGTACTACGTGGCTAAAGAGATGTTGCTGGTGAAGAAAGATAACGCAGATAAAACCCTTGAGTATTTCAAAGGCAAACGCATCAGCGCGACAAAAGGAACCACTTCTGAGCAGTCGATCAACCTTAAAGGCGGTAAAGCGGTCACCTTCCAGGATTCAGCGTCCGCATTTCTCGCGCTGGAACAAAACAAAGCGGTGGGATTCGTCACTAATATGATGACCGGCATCAAGATGATCTCACAGGCGAAAAAAGACGGTATTGAACTGGCGATGATCAAAGAACCGATGGCGCTGGAACCGATTGGCGTGGGCATGAAACGTGACGAACCGGCACTGCTGGCAGCCGTCAACAGCAGCCTGAAAACCCTGGATGACAATGGAACCATCGACAAAATCTGGGAGAGCTGGATTGGGCCGAACACCGAATACAAAATGGTGCGCGAAGAGCGTGTGCAGCCGTTGTCGAGCCTGAAATTTGAACCGCTGGAATAAGTAAGTATGGGCTGGTTAGCGCAACACGCGGCTGTTTTTCAGGAGGCGGATGTCACCCTCTCGACTATGGGGAGCCGGGCCTGGTTGGTGGAAGCGCCTGGGGAATTTAGCCTGGCTGCCCAGCGGCGCATCTGGTCACTGGCGCAAATACTCGCTCACTGTGATGATGTCGAAACGCTGATTCCCGGCGTCACCAATTTACTGGTATTGCTCAAACATACCCCGGAAGAGGAGGCGGCTTTCCCGCAGCGGCTGCGTGAATACTGGCGGCAGGCACGGGAAGTGAGTCCGCAAGGACGGCTGATCGAAATTCCGGTTCACTATGGCGGTGTGCTGGCAAGCGATCTGGCAGCGGTTTGCCACCATACCGGCTTGAGTGAAAAAGAGGTCATTCGTCGCCATTATCAGGGGAGCTACACGGTTGTTGCGCTGGGTAGCGCCCCCGGTTTTGGTTATCTGCATGGGTTGGATCCGCAGCTCGCGACGCCGCGTAAAAAAGTACCGTCGCTCAATATGCCCAAGGGCACGGTCACCATTGGCGGAGCACAGACGGGGGTGTCGGTGTTGACCGGTCCCAACGGCTGGAACGCCATCGGCTATGCGGATTTGCAGGTCTTTGACCCTTACGCAGCCAGCCCCGCATTGATGGCGCCCGGTGATAACATCCGTTTTTTACCCGAAAGGATCGAACCGTGATTGAAATCGAGCGCACGGGTGCGCTGAACACGGTGCAGGATTTGGGACGCTTTGGCTTTCGTCATCTGGGGGTGTCGGTGAGCGGCGTGATGGACCCGCTGGCTCTGCGGGCGGGCAATGCGTTACTGGGTAATGACGATAACGCCGCCGCCGTTGAGGTGCAAATGTTCCCCTTTCGTGTGCGTTTCCAACAGGATATGGCGATCGCCCTGACGGGAGCGGATTGCCGTGCGCGGCTTGATGATGTCGACCTGCCGCCCTGGTGGGGCTGCCGGGTTGCCAAAGGGCAGGTGTTGGAGATGCGCTATCCGCGTTCCGGTACGCGTGGTTACCTCTGTGTAGCGGGCGGAATTACGGTTCCCGAGGTGTTAGGCTCGCGCAGTACGGCGTTGCGCGGCGGGTTTGGCGGCGTTGACGGACGCCCGCTACAGGCTGGCGATAGATTACCGACAGGTGCCGGCCGAATCACCTTACCGCCGGGAGGGTTAGGCATTGAACCCCCGGAACTGGCGTTGTGCGAAGCGTTCCCGGCGGCGAATCAGGGCGTGGTGCCGGTGCGTGCTATTCCATCCGGTGAGTATGCCCTGTTCGCGGCCGATCATGCGCGTTTCTGGCGGCAATCCTGGCAGATCTCCAGA is a window of Dickeya solani IPO 2222 DNA encoding:
- a CDS encoding metal ABC transporter permease; translation: MIDALLAPFQYEYMVKAILISAVVGGTCAFLSAYLMLKGWSLMGDALSHSVVPGVAGAYALGLPYAAGAFFAGILAALAMTFIRHLTRIREDAVIGFIFSTFFAAGLLIISLNPTAVNVQSIIFGNILGIADEDILQVALIIGISLIVLCFIWKDLFVTFFDEIHARTIGLSPLRLKIIFFTLLSACTVAALQTVGAILVIAMVITPGATAWLLTDRFPRLVLIAIALGTATSAVGAWLSFFLNGATGGIIVSLQTLMFLLAFVFAPRHGLLAARRQRRLAMRK
- a CDS encoding transporter substrate-binding domain-containing protein, with protein sequence MTVKKLSAVLALSVLFTSIGAQADLLADMTARGELKCAVYSDVPPFSSPDVNTRQLVGMDVDLCNALAKQMGLNLALVPTSVEARIAVIVTGRADVLIANLAYTKTRGNQIQFSDPYYVAKEMLLVKKDNADKTLEYFKGKRISATKGTTSEQSINLKGGKAVTFQDSASAFLALEQNKAVGFVTNMMTGIKMISQAKKDGIELAMIKEPMALEPIGVGMKRDEPALLAAVNSSLKTLDDNGTIDKIWESWIGPNTEYKMVREERVQPLSSLKFEPLE
- a CDS encoding metal ABC transporter substrate-binding protein, with protein sequence MRKTRLSFPFPFSIVPLLAALLALLFGFSLPATAKLKVVTTFTIIQDIAQNVAGDAATVESITKPGAEIHDYQPTPRDIAKTQSANLILWNGLNLERWFGRFFENIQGVPSAVVSEGVTPIAINEGPYNGNPNPHAWMSPHNALIYIENIRAALVKYDPDNTETYNRNAKNYATQIMALDQPLRARLNNIPAEHRWLVTSEGAFSYLARDYDLKELYLWPINADEQGTPQQVRHVIDEVRQHQIPVVFSESTVSDKPARQISKETGARYGGVLYVDSLSTKDGPVPDYISLLKTTVDTIAKGFNQ
- a CDS encoding manganese/iron ABC transporter ATP-binding protein, which produces MTRHAEDAQLTVQDITVTYNNGHTAIHNASFHLHGGTICALVGVNGSGKSTLFKSIMGIVRPTTGSVSLNGLPVRQALKSNLIAYVPQTEEVDWNFPVLVEDVVMMGRYGKMSMFRIPSAEDKKQVALALERVGMADLHQRQIGELSGGQKKRVFLARALAQQAQIILLDEPFTGVDVQTENAIIKLLKTLREEGHLILVSTHNLGSVPEFCDQVVLINRTVLAVGPTESTFTHPNLEKTFGGVLRYLRLSGQQLHQDADARELTVLTDDERPAVFYGKGSLTPPHRSSADEEDKRHD
- the pxpB gene encoding 5-oxoprolinase subunit PxpB: MGWLAQHAAVFQEADVTLSTMGSRAWLVEAPGEFSLAAQRRIWSLAQILAHCDDVETLIPGVTNLLVLLKHTPEEEAAFPQRLREYWRQAREVSPQGRLIEIPVHYGGVLASDLAAVCHHTGLSEKEVIRRHYQGSYTVVALGSAPGFGYLHGLDPQLATPRKKVPSLNMPKGTVTIGGAQTGVSVLTGPNGWNAIGYADLQVFDPYAASPALMAPGDNIRFLPERIEP
- a CDS encoding biotin-dependent carboxyltransferase family protein, encoding MIEIERTGALNTVQDLGRFGFRHLGVSVSGVMDPLALRAGNALLGNDDNAAAVEVQMFPFRVRFQQDMAIALTGADCRARLDDVDLPPWWGCRVAKGQVLEMRYPRSGTRGYLCVAGGITVPEVLGSRSTALRGGFGGVDGRPLQAGDRLPTGAGRITLPPGGLGIEPPELALCEAFPAANQGVVPVRAIPSGEYALFAADHARFWRQSWQISRQSNRTGYRLSGEPVYPSHTIEMRSYGLIPGIVQVPPAGEPIIQLSDANTAGGYPKIACVIEEDLWRLGQLQAGQSIQFMQGDGKQAIAARRAIEGWLAQLRDFSRCFNHMNG
- a CDS encoding metal ABC transporter permease; translated protein: MEWLTLLAEPFSFPFMVKAMLAAGVVGMVCAVLSCFMVLKGWSLMGDAVSHAVLPGVVLAWLAGIPLAIGAFASGLFCALATGYVKERCRIKEDTVMGILFSGMFAVGLVLFSRVNTEQHLSHILFGNVLGITRYELQQTLAISLLVLAVVLIKWRDLVLYCFDPTQAQICGLPVKLLHYGLLTLLSLTIVAALQAVGVILVIAMLITPGITGFVLCKRFGAMMLVAVTSATFSSIFGTWLSYFLDGATGPCIVIIQSLIFIIAQCAAKMRKPQQ
- a CDS encoding DMT family transporter; protein product: MKAKLGILLKIMSALCATLMLACVKGLHGAIPTGEVIFFRSFVALFPLLLWLKLQGSITESIKTQNIFGHVIRGLSGTGGMYFNYLALIYISLADATAISYAVPLFTVLMAAILLKETVRFYRWLAVLVGFSGIVIMLSSNLTLGHTLWASGFTFDDAALGTLFALLAAVCSATSNVQIRFLNGVETPGAIVFYFSLMTTLIGLSTTFWGWARPVGWQWALLIGCGVFGGLAQILVTLSLRYADASLLAPFDYTTLVWSMVIGYLFLDSLPGNATLLGASIIVMAGIFTLWCDQRQRKRQIIRAL